One genomic region from Conexibacter woesei DSM 14684 encodes:
- a CDS encoding GDSL-type esterase/lipase family protein — MRDRRLLFFGDSFTAGAGDPAALGWAGRVAAACMPVTSYNLGVRGETSVQVAARWRSEAAVRLTDAASFRVVFSVGANDCVDSGIEGKPRVEPAVSTATMDALLDGAAALELPAFVVGPPPLGAERPDARALALTSAFADLCSVRGVPFVPLAAALAAFEPWRAEAAAGDGAHPGAEGYARAADLVLAGGFAAWLRDVG; from the coding sequence ATGCGCGACCGACGGCTGCTGTTCTTCGGCGACTCGTTCACGGCCGGCGCCGGCGACCCGGCCGCGCTCGGCTGGGCCGGACGGGTCGCCGCCGCCTGCATGCCGGTCACGTCCTACAACCTCGGCGTGCGCGGCGAGACCTCCGTGCAGGTCGCGGCGCGCTGGCGCTCGGAGGCGGCCGTGCGGCTGACCGACGCGGCGTCGTTCCGCGTCGTCTTCTCGGTGGGCGCCAACGACTGCGTCGATTCGGGCATCGAGGGGAAGCCGCGGGTGGAGCCAGCCGTGTCGACGGCAACGATGGACGCCTTGCTCGACGGCGCCGCGGCGTTGGAGCTGCCCGCGTTCGTCGTCGGCCCGCCCCCGCTCGGCGCGGAGCGCCCCGACGCTCGTGCCCTGGCGCTTACGAGCGCGTTCGCCGACCTCTGCTCAGTCCGCGGCGTTCCGTTCGTGCCGCTCGCCGCGGCGCTCGCCGCGTTCGAGCCCTGGCGCGCAGAGGCGGCCGCGGGCGACGGCGCCCATCCCGGCGCCGAGGGCTACGCGCGCGCAGCCGATCTGGTTCTCGCCGGCGGGTTCGCGGCGTGGCTGAGGGATGTGGGTTGA
- a CDS encoding NAD(P)/FAD-dependent oxidoreductase, whose translation MAWDIVIAGGGFGGYYAARTLEKQLPQHSARITLVNDVNFMLFTPLLPGAAAGTLEPRHVVVPLREQLKRTDLWLGHVTGADPGRNQLVVDSLDGRRHELHYDQLVVALGSISRTLPIPGLAEHAVGFKTLSEAIALRNRVITMLEIAETVHDAEQRAEFLTFVFVGAGYAGLEGIAELQDFVTDVIDLYPRCRVQGVRFMLVEARDRVMPEVAPRLADFAQRELRGRGIEIRTNTTVEALDERSVTLKGGEVVPARTVAWTAGVKPHPVVARLGLPLERGGRIEVDQTMRVRGHDDVWAIGDAAAIPDPARKGELSPPTAQHAIRQGRRVARNVAAELGAGGRVRPFTYKTKGVFVDMGRHQAVASTMGIRWRGFPAWFLARTYHLANMPGWHRKSRLVVDWTVSLLFPRDTSELGQIGNPPELERDGAGVGSVTREHAEPEPERDAAPS comes from the coding sequence ATGGCCTGGGACATCGTCATCGCCGGCGGCGGATTCGGCGGCTACTACGCCGCGCGCACGCTCGAGAAGCAGCTGCCGCAGCATTCGGCGCGCATCACGCTCGTCAACGACGTGAACTTCATGCTGTTCACGCCGCTGCTGCCGGGCGCCGCGGCCGGGACGCTGGAGCCGCGCCACGTCGTCGTCCCGCTGCGCGAACAGCTCAAGCGCACCGACCTCTGGCTCGGCCACGTCACCGGCGCCGACCCGGGCCGCAACCAGCTCGTCGTCGACTCGCTCGACGGCCGTCGCCACGAGCTGCACTACGACCAGCTCGTCGTCGCGCTCGGCTCGATCTCGCGCACGCTGCCGATCCCCGGCCTCGCCGAGCACGCGGTCGGCTTCAAGACGCTGTCGGAGGCGATCGCGCTGCGGAACCGCGTCATCACGATGCTGGAGATCGCCGAGACCGTCCACGACGCCGAGCAGCGCGCCGAGTTCCTCACGTTCGTCTTCGTCGGCGCCGGCTACGCGGGCCTCGAAGGGATCGCCGAGCTGCAGGACTTCGTCACCGACGTGATCGACCTCTACCCGCGCTGCCGCGTGCAGGGCGTGCGCTTCATGCTCGTCGAGGCACGCGACCGCGTGATGCCGGAGGTCGCCCCGCGGCTCGCCGACTTCGCCCAGCGTGAGCTGCGCGGGCGCGGGATCGAGATCCGCACGAACACGACCGTCGAGGCGCTCGACGAGCGCTCGGTCACGCTCAAGGGCGGTGAGGTGGTTCCGGCGCGCACGGTCGCCTGGACCGCCGGCGTCAAGCCGCACCCGGTCGTCGCGAGACTCGGGCTGCCGCTGGAGAGAGGCGGCCGGATCGAGGTCGACCAGACGATGCGGGTGCGCGGGCACGACGACGTCTGGGCGATCGGCGACGCTGCCGCGATCCCCGACCCGGCCCGCAAGGGCGAGCTGTCGCCGCCGACGGCGCAGCACGCGATCCGCCAGGGCAGACGTGTCGCGCGCAACGTCGCCGCGGAGCTGGGCGCGGGCGGCAGGGTGCGCCCGTTCACCTACAAGACGAAGGGCGTCTTCGTCGACATGGGCCGCCACCAGGCGGTCGCGAGCACGATGGGGATCAGATGGCGCGGCTTCCCCGCCTGGTTCCTGGCGCGCACCTACCATCTCGCGAACATGCCGGGCTGGCATCGCAAGTCGCGCCTGGTCGTCGACTGGACGGTCTCGCTGCTGTTCCCGCGCGACACGTCCGAGCTGGGGCAGATCGGCAATCCGCCGGAGCTGGAGCGCGACGGCGCGGGCGTGGGCTCCGTCACGCGCGAGCACGCGGAGCCGGAGCCGGAGCGCGACGCCGCGCCCAGCTGA
- the hrcA gene encoding heat-inducible transcriptional repressor HrcA, producing MLTPRQELILRMVVEGYLDGGLPVGSKALAAEVEWGPSTVRNELAMLEEHGLLAHPHTSAGRVPTDAGYRYFVDRLLRERDLPGAAVATQPELSLTLARHEVDEAMRVTTETLSQVTNLLAIVSAPPIETATVRHVEVLLLQPQVLMVVVITSTGGVSKRVFTFDGPVDAGLADWGGSYLNEQLTGVGLGARKLYQRLSDPTLGPRERGFLDAIAPVFTELTDTTEHTLYVDGAARLVSEFRFQDVTQLNDVMQMLERRVTLLGVLSAALVERDVYVRIGRENEMPALRSLALVAASYGLPRQSLGTVSVIGPLRMDYQHAIRSVRAAAHELSRFVEDVYEA from the coding sequence ATGCTGACCCCTCGCCAGGAGCTGATCCTCAGAATGGTCGTCGAGGGCTACCTCGACGGTGGTCTGCCGGTCGGCTCCAAGGCGCTCGCGGCCGAGGTCGAGTGGGGTCCGTCGACCGTCCGCAACGAGCTGGCGATGCTGGAGGAGCACGGTCTGCTCGCCCATCCCCACACTTCGGCCGGCCGCGTCCCGACCGACGCCGGCTACCGCTACTTCGTCGACCGCCTGCTGAGAGAGCGCGACCTGCCCGGTGCGGCGGTCGCGACGCAGCCGGAGCTGTCGCTGACGCTGGCCCGCCACGAGGTCGACGAGGCGATGCGCGTCACGACCGAGACGCTGTCGCAGGTGACGAACCTGCTCGCGATCGTCTCGGCGCCGCCGATCGAGACGGCGACCGTCCGCCACGTCGAGGTGCTGCTGCTGCAGCCGCAGGTCCTGATGGTCGTCGTGATCACTTCGACCGGCGGCGTCAGCAAGCGCGTCTTCACGTTCGACGGCCCGGTTGACGCCGGCCTCGCCGACTGGGGCGGCAGCTACCTCAACGAGCAGCTGACCGGCGTCGGGCTCGGTGCGCGCAAGCTTTACCAGCGACTGTCGGACCCGACGCTCGGACCGCGCGAGCGCGGCTTCCTCGACGCGATCGCGCCGGTCTTCACCGAGCTGACCGACACCACCGAGCACACGCTCTACGTCGACGGCGCGGCGCGGCTGGTGAGCGAGTTCCGCTTCCAGGACGTGACGCAGCTCAACGACGTGATGCAGATGCTGGAGCGCCGCGTGACTCTGCTCGGCGTGTTGAGCGCGGCGCTCGTCGAGCGTGACGTCTACGTGCGGATCGGCCGCGAGAACGAGATGCCGGCGCTGCGCTCGCTGGCGCTGGTGGCCGCCTCGTACGGCCTGCCGCGCCAGAGCCTCGGCACCGTCTCGGTGATCGGGCCGTTGCGGATGGACTACCAGCACGCAATCCGCTCGGTGCGCGCCGCGGCGCACGAGCTGTCGCGCTTCGTCGAGGACGTCTACGAGGCGTGA
- a CDS encoding carboxymuconolactone decarboxylase family protein, with translation MTAIAPSPSDYVAHTPRIADLPRVARENYHAMRRLAGSVELDPILRHLIDIRVSQLNGCVYCLDMHHNEARDDGETTQRLDTLAGWRESPFFTASERAALGLAEAMTRLTDGPVPDAVYDEAARQFDEHALTQVIFAITVINSWNRLMVTTQALPPTR, from the coding sequence ATGACTGCTATCGCCCCCTCCCCCTCCGACTACGTCGCCCACACGCCACGGATCGCCGACCTGCCGCGCGTCGCGCGCGAGAACTACCACGCGATGCGCAGACTCGCCGGCAGCGTCGAGCTCGACCCGATCCTCCGCCACCTGATCGACATCCGCGTCTCGCAGCTCAACGGCTGCGTCTACTGCCTCGACATGCACCACAACGAGGCGCGCGACGACGGCGAGACGACCCAGCGTCTCGACACGCTCGCCGGCTGGCGCGAGTCGCCGTTCTTCACCGCCTCCGAGCGGGCCGCGCTCGGCCTCGCGGAGGCGATGACGAGACTGACCGACGGGCCGGTGCCGGACGCGGTATACGACGAGGCCGCGCGCCAGTTCGACGAGCACGCGCTGACGCAGGTGATCTTCGCGATCACCGTGATCAACTCGTGGAACCGGCTGATGGTGACGACGCAGGCGCTGCCGCCGACGCGCTGA
- the dnaJ gene encoding molecular chaperone DnaJ — MPTASDYYDRLGVARDADANEIKKAFRKLARELHPDVNSHDPEAETKFKAAAEAYEVLSDPERRATYDRYGADGLRNGGFQPSGFGSFSDIFDAFFGGDVFGGAGGARGGPVQGGDVAVTATIELADVATGASVEVSYDAVVRCETCNGNGAEPGTPIEACDRCGGTGQLRAVTRTPFGQVVRATACDVCGGDGRVPKSPCKSCQGRGRRVSRLTVGVDVPAGIADGQRIRLSGRGHAGEHGGPPGDLYVLVRVNEDARFVRDGDDLVTVVDVVAPLAALGTSLEVPTLDGPLELEVPAGIQPHETLTLRGRGLPALRRGRRGDLRVVVNVVIPRRLSGEQRELLERLAESLGEENMNPEEGVFSKLKRAFGA, encoded by the coding sequence GTGCCCACGGCGAGTGACTACTACGACCGTCTCGGCGTCGCGCGGGACGCCGACGCGAACGAGATAAAGAAGGCCTTCCGCAAGCTCGCGCGCGAGCTGCACCCGGACGTCAACAGCCACGACCCGGAGGCCGAGACGAAGTTCAAGGCGGCCGCCGAGGCGTACGAGGTGCTGTCCGATCCCGAGCGCCGCGCGACCTATGACCGCTACGGCGCCGACGGCCTCAGAAACGGCGGCTTCCAGCCGAGCGGCTTCGGCTCCTTCTCCGACATCTTCGACGCGTTCTTCGGCGGCGACGTCTTCGGCGGCGCCGGCGGCGCGCGCGGCGGACCGGTGCAGGGCGGCGACGTCGCCGTGACGGCGACGATCGAGCTGGCCGACGTCGCGACGGGCGCGTCCGTCGAGGTCTCCTACGACGCCGTCGTCCGCTGCGAGACGTGCAACGGCAACGGCGCCGAGCCGGGCACGCCGATCGAGGCGTGCGACCGCTGTGGCGGGACCGGCCAGCTGCGTGCCGTGACGCGCACGCCGTTCGGCCAGGTCGTGCGCGCGACCGCGTGCGACGTCTGCGGCGGCGACGGGCGCGTGCCGAAGTCGCCGTGCAAGAGCTGCCAGGGCCGCGGCCGCAGAGTGTCGCGGCTGACGGTCGGCGTCGACGTGCCTGCCGGCATCGCCGACGGCCAGCGGATCCGCCTCTCCGGCCGCGGTCACGCGGGCGAGCACGGCGGCCCGCCCGGCGACCTCTACGTGCTCGTGCGCGTCAACGAGGACGCGCGCTTCGTGCGCGACGGCGACGACCTCGTCACCGTCGTGGACGTCGTCGCCCCGCTCGCCGCGCTCGGCACCTCGCTGGAGGTCCCGACGCTCGACGGCCCGCTGGAGCTGGAGGTTCCGGCCGGGATCCAGCCGCACGAGACGCTGACGCTGCGGGGGAGAGGGCTGCCGGCGCTGCGGCGCGGGCGCAGGGGCGACCTGCGCGTTGTCGTCAACGTCGTGATCCCGCGCCGCCTGTCGGGCGAGCAGCGCGAGCTGCTGGAGCGGCTGGCGGAATCGCTGGGCGAGGAGAACATGAACCCCGAGGAGGGCGTGTTCTCCAAGCTCAAGCGAGCGTTCGGCGCATGA
- a CDS encoding 50S ribosomal protein L11 methyltransferase: protein MIRLALRVDRAHAEVALAELLELAPSGVEEVDHGDQVEYAVYGAPGELPELPDLEAAVGGALVSVTTSELADDWTERWKDFHKPLVLGDRLAVRPPWVPPLGADVELVIDPAQAFGTGSHATTRLCLELLLSLADGDAARGPVADVGCGSGVLAIAAAKLGYAPVVAVDYDPLSVEATRENAVVNDVALEVSRGDLRGEQMPAAPIVLANLLRPLLLEYAERMTDPPRVLIASGLLVHEADEIAHAFERRHGLVEQDRRELGEWAALLLRRP from the coding sequence ATGATCCGCCTCGCGCTGCGGGTCGATCGCGCACACGCCGAGGTCGCGCTCGCGGAGCTGCTGGAGCTGGCGCCGAGCGGCGTCGAGGAGGTCGACCACGGCGACCAGGTCGAGTACGCCGTCTACGGCGCGCCGGGCGAGCTGCCCGAGCTGCCCGACCTGGAGGCGGCGGTCGGCGGCGCGCTCGTCTCGGTCACGACCAGCGAGCTGGCTGACGACTGGACCGAGCGCTGGAAGGACTTCCACAAGCCGCTCGTGCTCGGCGACCGGCTGGCGGTGCGCCCACCGTGGGTTCCGCCGCTCGGCGCCGACGTCGAGCTGGTGATCGACCCCGCGCAGGCGTTCGGGACCGGCTCGCACGCGACGACGCGCCTGTGCCTGGAGCTGCTGCTGTCGCTCGCCGACGGCGACGCCGCGCGCGGCCCGGTCGCCGACGTGGGCTGCGGCTCGGGCGTGCTGGCGATCGCCGCCGCGAAGCTCGGCTACGCCCCCGTCGTCGCGGTCGACTACGACCCGCTCAGCGTCGAGGCGACGCGCGAGAACGCGGTCGTCAACGACGTCGCGCTGGAGGTGTCGCGCGGCGACCTGCGTGGGGAGCAGATGCCCGCCGCGCCGATCGTGCTCGCCAACCTGCTGCGCCCGCTGCTGCTGGAGTACGCCGAGCGGATGACCGACCCGCCGCGGGTCCTGATCGCCTCCGGCCTGCTCGTCCACGAGGCGGACGAGATCGCGCACGCGTTCGAGCGGCGCCACGGCCTCGTCGAGCAGGATCGGCGCGAGCTGGGCGAGTGGGCCGCGCTGCTGCTGCGCAGGCCCTGA
- a CDS encoding GatB/YqeY domain-containing protein, protein MTVAEQLKTDITAAMKAGERERVGALRLVLSELQKSAKDGDGDEVAVLRRERKRRLDAAQQFKDGGREELARQEQGEAELIAAYLPAELSDEELAGIVSDAVAETGASSPKDMGQVMKAAMARVGGRADGKRVSARVREALAS, encoded by the coding sequence GTGACCGTCGCCGAACAACTGAAGACCGACATCACCGCCGCGATGAAGGCGGGCGAGCGAGAGCGCGTCGGCGCGCTGCGGCTCGTCCTGTCCGAGCTGCAGAAGTCGGCGAAGGACGGCGACGGCGACGAGGTCGCCGTGCTGCGCCGTGAGCGCAAGCGCCGCCTCGACGCGGCCCAGCAATTCAAGGACGGCGGTCGCGAAGAGCTTGCACGGCAGGAGCAGGGCGAGGCCGAGCTGATCGCCGCCTACCTGCCGGCGGAACTGTCCGACGAGGAGCTTGCCGGGATCGTCTCCGACGCGGTCGCCGAGACCGGCGCCTCCTCGCCGAAGGACATGGGGCAGGTCATGAAGGCCGCGATGGCGAGAGTCGGCGGGCGCGCCGACGGCAAGCGCGTCTCTGCACGCGTGCGAGAGGCGCTGGCGTCGTAG
- a CDS encoding MaoC/PaaZ C-terminal domain-containing protein — protein sequence MAADYEPGAELPTLTTTPDRFLTVRYAGASGDFNPIHIDEQFAKAVGLEGRILHGLWSMAQVARAQTEAAGGPERLKSLSVQFRGQGVMEREVTVTSKVKRVEDGVATVTAEAHQGDTRIIRNAVAVLRIGSSTAAE from the coding sequence ATGGCCGCTGACTACGAGCCCGGGGCAGAGCTGCCGACGCTGACGACGACGCCGGACCGCTTCCTGACGGTCCGCTACGCCGGCGCCTCCGGCGACTTCAACCCGATCCACATCGACGAGCAGTTCGCGAAGGCGGTCGGGCTGGAGGGACGGATCCTGCACGGCCTCTGGTCGATGGCGCAGGTCGCGCGCGCGCAGACCGAGGCGGCAGGCGGGCCAGAGAGACTGAAGTCGCTGTCGGTCCAGTTCCGCGGCCAGGGCGTGATGGAGCGCGAGGTGACGGTGACGAGCAAGGTCAAGCGCGTCGAGGACGGCGTCGCGACCGTCACGGCCGAGGCCCACCAGGGCGACACGCGGATCATCCGCAACGCCGTCGCCGTGCTTCGCATTGGGAGTTCCACGGCGGCGGAATGA